In Flavobacterium piscisymbiosum, the sequence AGCACTTCCTGACATTTCGTTTTGTGCTGACTGCATCAGTTCAGGTGAAATTTTTGCTGTTGGCCCAACATTTACGCCAAAAAAAGCCGAAGCTGCAAACATCAAACTCAACCCAATTATCGCCCAAATCATAAATTGTAATAATCCCGCAAGCGAAGTTCCGATGATTTTACCAATCATCAACTGGAATGGTTTTACCGATGAAATAATGATTTCTATAATTCGGTTTGTTTTTTCTTCGATTACACTGCGCATGACCATGTTTCCGTAAATGATAATGAACATCATAATCAAATAACCAAATGCTCCGCCAATCCCGATTTTAATTTCATTTAATCCTTTCAAACTTTCTTCTCCCGAAGCTTTTATCAAATGAATATTAACTGAAGATTGTGCCTTTTGAATGGCTAATGTATCGAGTTTTGCTGTTTCCAGATTTATCTTTGTAATTTTTTCCCCAATAACATCCTGTGTTTTTTCGATAAAAGAAATACTGGGACTATTGTTCGAAATAAATTCAATTTTACTTTCTAAATCTTTTAAATTATTTGTTTTTGGAATAATAATTAAACCATCAAAACTTTCATTCGTAATACTATCTTTAAGCGCTTTTGTATCTATTTCGGACAGATTTAGATATTTAAAGGCTGCTTGTTTTTTGTTCTGTTTTACAAAATCATTCGCAAACAAACCTGTTTCGTCATGAATAGCAATTTTTTTTGTTTCAGCTTTCATCGAACTCAAATAACCAATAAATCCTGCGATTGCAACAAACAACAACGGACTTAAAAAAGTCATGACAACAAAAGACTTATTGCGAACTTTTGCAATGAATTCTCTTTTAATAATTAATGAAATTATGCTCATTTTTTTATTTTAGATTTTAGATTGTTGACTTTAGATTTTAGACTTCAGGTTTTTCACTCTGAAATCTGAAATCTAAACTTTTTCAGTAACTGTCTGAATAAAAATATCGTTTACACTTGGTATTTTTTCTACAAAATGGGTTACTTGTCCGCGTTGTGTAAGGATATTTAATAACTCATTTGGAGTCGAATTTCCTATCTGGATATCCAATTTCAAATCATCATTCAGGGATTTAAAACTTGCCGGCGAAACCGTAAACTTTTGCGTGATATCGTACATCAAACCTTCAACATTACTGGTCAAAATTCCGACTTCAAAACTATTGGTTCTAAACTGACGTTTGACATCGCTTAGTTTTCCTTCGATTAATTTATTCGATTTATGAATTAAAGCAATATGATCGCAAAGCTCCTCAACGCTTTCCATACGGTGTGTCGAAAAAATAATGGTTGCACCTTGTTCTTTTAATGCCAAAATTTCATCCTTGATCACATTTGCATTTACGGGATCAAATCCGGAAAAAGGCTCATCAAAAATCAGCAATTTTGGTTTATGCAATACGCAAACTACAAACTGAATTTTTTGTGCCATTCCTTTAGAAAGTTCCTGGATTTTTTTATTCCACCAACCCTGAATTCCCAAACGATCAAACCAATATTCAAGCTGCGCTTTTGCTTCGGCTTTACTAAGTCCTTTCATTTGTGCCAGATACAAACATTGCTCACCTACTTTCATAGAAGTATACAACCCTCTTTCTTCAGGAAGATAACCAATAGTCTGCACATGTTTTGGCTGTAATTTTTCTCCATCTAAAATTATTTCGCCACTATCCGGCAAAGTAATTTGATTGATGATTCGTATAAGGGAAGTTTTGCCGGCTCCATTTGGACCTAATAGCCCATAAATACTACCTTTTGGTACATTTAATGAAACTTCGTTAAGCGCTACATAATCGCCGTATTGTTTTACGACTTTATGTACTTCGAGTAAGTTGCTCATGCTATATTTAAGATTTTCTGCTTTGGTTTGACCATTGTGGCATTAAGAATGTAAAAGTAAATAATTACTAACGAAATTTTGTATTATTAGCAAAAAAACCCATTCTATAATTTAGTATAGAATGGGTCTTAAATTTATTTACTTTTTTAGAAAAAGCTGAGTTTATGAAAACATATCTTTTACTTTCTCAAAAAATGATTTTTCTGATTTTTCAGGACTTGGAATAAAATGATCGTCGTTTAAAGCATTTTCAAAAAATTGTTTTTGCTCTTTATTCAACGTTTTTGGCGTCCAAACATTTACGTGAACTAGTAAATCACCACTTCCGTAACCGTTTATACTCGGAATACCTTTTCCTTTTAATCTCAGGATTTTTCCGGATTGAATTCCTTCTTCCAGTTTAATACGAACTTTTCCGTTGATAGCTTCAATATCTTTAGAAACTCCTAAGACTGCTTCCGGGAAACTGATATATAAATCGAAATGAACATTCTCACCTTCACGTTTCAGGAATTCGTGCTCCAGTTCTTCGATAGCTACAATTAAGTCTCCCGGAATACTATTTCCCGGAGCATCGTTTCCTTTATTAGAAACTTTCAATTGCATACCATCTACAACTCCAGCAGGAATTTTGATTGATACTGTTTCATCTTCCTGAACCATTCCCTGAGCATCTGCTTCAGAAGGTCTTTTATCTAAAATCTGACCAGAACCGCCACAAGTAGGACAAGTTGACGCAGATTGCATTCTTCCTAAAATAGTATTGGTTACACGCATTACCTGCCCCTGACCGTTACAAGTCGAACACGTTTTGTATGTTACTCCTTTAGCCTGAACTTTACGTTTTACTTTTACTTTTTTCTCAACACCATTTGCAATTTCTTCTAAAGTAAGTTTTACTTTAATTCGAAGATTGCTTCCTTTAGCACGACGAGGGCCACCGCCTCCGCCTCCACCGAAACCACCAAATCCTCCACCAAAAATATCACCAAACTGGCTGAAAATGTCATCCATATTCATACCACCGTGGCCACCGCCAAATCCGCCGGAACCATCAAATGCCTGGTGTCCGTATTGGTCGTATTTCGCTTTTTTGTTAGGATCGCTTAAAACTTCATACGCTTCTGCAGCTAATTTAAAGTTTTCTTCTGCCTCTTTGTCGCCTGGATTTTTATCCGGGTGATATTTCAATGCACTTTTTCGGTAAGCTTTTTTAATTTCGGCAGCATCAGCATTTTTTGAAATGCCTAGTATTTCGTAAAAATCTTTTTTCATAATTTAGGTTAAATTGCAAATCAAACAATTCCAAATTCCAATACGTTAAAAATTGACCTTCAGAATATTTGTCCGTATTTTTTAGTTTCCGATAACAACTTTAGGGAAACGAATAATTTTGTCTCCTAATTTGTACCCTTTTTCAATAACATCAACAATTTTCCCTTTTAATTTCTCAGACGGAGCCGGAATTTGGGTAATTGCCTCAGCAAAATCAGCATTAAAAGCATCACCTGCTCTTACTTCAACTTGCTCTAAACCTTTAGAAACCAAAGTACTTTTCAATTTTTCATGAATTAACTCCACTCCTTTTTTCAAATTCTCATCTTCAGATTTGTTGATCTCTACAGTTGCTCTGTCAAAATCATCCAAAACAGGAAGCATTGCTAACAAAACATCCTGATTTGCCGTTTTAAACAAATCGATACGTTCTTTTGAAGTTCTTTTTTTATAATTTTCAAATTCAGCAAATAATCTCAAGAATTTATCTTTTTCTTTTGCCAAGTCTTGAGCCAATTGCTCTTCAACACTTAATTCTTCAACAATTAATTGTTCACCGTTTGCATTGTTCTCTAACGTTGCATCATCTAATTCCTGATCGAACTCTGTATTTTCCGTAGTCATATCACTTTTATTTTTAAAAATATTCTTAAACTTCATTTTTTATTCTTTCTGTTGGATTGCAAAAGTACTGCCAAATCTTATAAAATGTCAAATTGTCACTTTATTGCAACTGAGCCATTTAAAAAACGAAAATTACCAATTAAAATTTAATACAATTTTAAGACTATTACGTTTTAGTTTATAGTAAATTTGAGTTCCAAAATTGGAAATTTAAATTATCACCAATCAAAATTGAATTTAAGGGTTAGCCTCGGCTTTATAAATAATTATTAATTCAACTTTACCTTATATTAAAAAAAGCTTCGCCTATTTCAGACGAAGCTTTTTTTTATGCTTTTTTGAGAAAGAAAAATTTACCGCAGAGAACACAAAGGTTTTTCTGCAGAGATCACTAAGATTTAAGTTGTGTTTACACAATCTAAGTCCGCAAAGCTTTGTGAACTTTGTGTTTTTACTAAACTTACAATTTAAAAACTTTGTGTTCTCTGTGGTAATTTTTTTTCCTTTTAACTTTTATAAAAAATAAAAGTTCGCAAAGCTTTGTATTGATTTAGCTTTGCGAACTTTATTATACTTAGATAATAATCTTTGCGCTCTTTACGGTAAAAAATAATTTAATTGCACGGGCGGAGGGATTCGAACCCCCATCAACGGTTTTGGAGACCGCTATTCTACCCTTGAACTACGCCCGTAACTTAAGGTCGGCAAATTAAAAGTTTTTTTTCTTCTCCGGCAACTATTTCAGGCAGAGATTTTAAAAGAAAATCCTTTAAATCCGTGCCATTTGAAGCAAAAACCTTTACTTCAAACAGTTAACCTCTATTTTTTTATTTCACGCAGATTTTAAAAAGATTTGAGCAGATTAATGCAGATTTATTTTATATGATCAAATTAAATCTGCTCGAATCTGCAACCCGAGCGACAGCGAACAGGCGAAGCAAATCTGCGTGAAACAAAAATCTAAATAATCCTTTTATCTCGATAGCTATCGAGTGGCTAAAAAACTTTGCTTTTAAAAATATTAAGCCAATAAAGCGTTTTTCAATCCTTCAAAATCTACAGAAATCTGCTCTCCTGAAACCAGATTCTTAAGCGAGTACAAATTCGAAGCAATTTCCTGATCGCCTGCAATTACTGCAAACGGAATCAAGCGCTTATCTGCATATTGAAACTGTTTCCCCACTTTTACATTATCAGGATACAATTCTACTTTTATATTTTCTTTTCTCAATTTCTGGATCGCCTGCGACGCGTATAAAGCTTCAGCATCTCCGTAATTGATAAACAATGCTTTTGATGTCGCTGCAACAGTTTCCGGGAACAATTGTAATTCTTCCAGAACCAAATAAATTCGGTCTAAACCAAAAGAAATTCCAACGCCGCTCATATTTTTTAAACCAAAAATACCCGTTAAGTCATCGTATCTTCCGCCACCGCCAATAGAACCCATCGAAACAGTTTTTGGAGCCGCAACTTCAAAAATTGCTCCCGTATAATAATTCAATCCACGGGCAAGAGTTACATCAAGATCTAAAGTTGCTGTCGCCAAACCTAAAGTTGCCACATTGTCACAAATAAATTTCAGTTCCTCTACTCCTTTCATTCCTTCCTCAGATTCAGCTAATAAATCTGAAAGCTGAGCAATTTTATCTGAAAATGATCCTGTAAAACTAAAAAGCGGCTGTACTTTAACCAAAGCTTTTTCATCAATACCTTTTTCGATCATTTCCTTTTTCACACCATCTTCACCAATTTTATCCAGTTTATCAAGAGCTACTGTAAAATCGATCAATTTATCAGATGCTCCAATAACTTCGGCAATCCCGGATAATATTTTACGGTTATTGATTTTAATTATAACACCTTCTAATCCTAAAGATGTAAAAACAGTATCATATAACTGAACCAATTCTACTTCCTGCCATAATGATTTTGAACCAACCACATCGGCATCACATTGATAAAATTCTCTGTAACGTCCTCTTTGCGGTCTGTCAGCTCTCCAAACCGGTTGAATTTGATATCTTTTAAAAGGAAATTCAATTTCGTTTTGGTGCTGTACCACATATCTCGCAAACGGAACCGTTAAGTCGTAACGCAAAGCTTTCTCCGAAATTTTTCCGGTAAATTTATTCAGTTCAATTCTCTGATTCAAATCTATTGTTTCGGCAGAATTAGTTTGCAATGCTTCAATAGATTCCGGTAATTCAATTTTATTTTTATTGAAGAAAAAATTACCTGAATTCAATATTTTAAAAATCAAACGATCTCCTTCTTCTCCGTATTTCCCCATTAAGGTATCTGAATTTTCAAACGAAGGAGTTTCGATTGGCTGAAAACCAAATTTCTCGAAATTATTTTTTATAGTCTGAATAATATATTGACGTTTTGACACCTCTGCAGGCGAAAAATCTCTTGTTCCTTGTGGGATGCTTGGTTTTGAAGCCATTTTTCTGATTTTAGATTTTTAGATTTTAGATTTTAGATTATTTTCTAATCTTACCTCATAAACTCTTTTACATTAATTATATTGGGATTATAGATTTACTATTAATCACAAATCGACTGCAAATATCTTATTTTTTAAAATAAATAATGCCAGTTCGAAAACAAACTTGTAACAAAAAACGTATTTTCGTGACAAATTGGTCATGATGCTAAAATTATTTAAAGAAAATATCCGAATTGCTTTTGGTTCTATCAAAACACAATTATTGCGTACTATTCTTACCGTATTAATTATCGCTATCGGGATTACCGCTTTGGTGGGAATCTTAACCGTTGTAACAGCACTGGAAAACACCATTTCGACCAATTTTGCTTCTATGGGAGCCAATACTTTCAACATTAACCAATACGAAAACAACCTTAAAAACCGAGGAAGTAATGAACGTGAAATTGTAAACCCAATTATTTCGTACCCTGAAGCCGTTGCTTTCAAAAACAAATACAAATATCCTTTTACCGAAACCTCATTATCATTTACAGCCACCAGAACGGCAGAAGTTAAATATTTAGACAAAAAAACCGATCCGGAAATTCAGATTTTAGGTGTCGACGAACATTTTATCTCTAACTCTGGTTTAGAAATAAGCCTGGGCCGAAGTTTCAACCAATTTGATATCGATAATAATACCTATTCCTGCGTTGTAGGATCTGATTTCGAAAAAGGATTATTAAAAGATGTAAATCCTCTAGACAAAATAATTTCGATTCGTGGCGCGCGTTTTAAAGTTATTGGCGTACTAAAAGAAAAAGGATCAACGTTTGGCAACAGTCAGGATTTACGTGTTTTAATTCCAATTCAGGTGGCACGTTCTTTATTTACTGCCCCAAATATCAATTATACAATGAGCGTAATGGTGGCTAAAAAAGAATTACTGGACGAAGCCATCGATAATGCAACAAGCACCATGCGACGCGTACGAAAATTAAGCCCAACGCGCGACAACAATTTCGGAATTGGCCGTAGCGATGATTTAATCAATCGTATTTTGGGCATCACAAAATATTTAGGCTGGGCATCCTGGATCATCAGCGTAATTACCATCTTAGGATCTTCAATCGCTTTAATGAATATCATGATCGTTTCGGTTACAGAGCGTACACGCGAAATAGGCGTACGTAAAGCTTTAGGAGCAAAAAGATCAACAGTTGCTTTTCAGTTTTTTATCGAAACTTTACTGATTGGACAAATCGGGGGCTTGATTGGTATTATAATCGGAATACTTTTAGGGTTTGCCATTGCAACTGCCATGAGTTTTGCATTCGTGATTCCGTGGGTAGCCATTTTTGCAGCATTTGCAACCAGTTTTACCGTTGCGATTGTTTCGGGTTTATATCCTGCTATAAAAGCCTCAAAACTAGATCCTATCGAAGCTTTGCGTTACGAATAATTTTTTAGTTTTCAGACGCAGTTTTCAGTTTTCGGTTTCTTAAATATTTGAAGCAGAAATCAATCATTCAAAAGACCATTTGTCCCGCTTTTCATTTCAATCTTTTATTTTTTTAAAGAAAAAAAATAAAAGGATTTCCACTGCAATCGGGGCTAGATTAGAAGTTTCATTTTTTTAAGATCTTTTGCAAATGAGGTTTACAAAGTTTCATCATTGCGTTTTTTATCAAAATGTGCTTTAATATTTTTGGCTATCATTGGGAAATCACTTTTAAAACACAATCCTAATCTAAAACTATCAGATGGCGCGGTAGGCCTATACTGATTTTCTTCGTGAAGTCTATATACTATTTCCGGGATCGTATTTTCAAATTGCAACGCTATAACATGATTATTTCCTCTTGAAATACTACCTTCAGGAACCCATCCGTTCCATAAAGAATGAATAAGTTTACATTTTTGAAAAACATATTCTTCAGGATTATTTTTATTAAAAACACAATCAAAAATTTCAAATAACGGTAAAGCATCAGGGGCGCGAAATGTAGCCAGTAGCATTTCATTTTCAGCTTTATCCCAATTTATAAAATCGTAATAAAAATTACTTTTTAATCGGTTTTCAAAACGTTTTTCAACAAGTTCTTTAACACATTTAATTGCTGTGGTCGAAAAATAAGCATCAATTTCAATATAACTTCGTTCTGTATTAATGTGATCTTCCATCTTAGGATTTAACTATATAAAACATTTACAAAGTTTTCGAAACCTTACCAAAAATCATTCGGTCATTATCATAAATATCTTTTCGCAATTCGATGTTTTCAAAATTCATTTTTTCTAATAAATCTTTCATTTCACAACCAAGATACTGATTGATTTCAAAATACAATTGCCCGTTTTCTAACAGATTATTTTGTGCCAATGCGGCTATTTTTCGATAAAAAACCAAAGCATCATTATCCTCGACAAAAAGCGCCAAATGCGGTTCATAATCCAGAACATTCTTCTTGATTTCTTCTTTTTCTAAATTACGTACATACGGCGGATTCGACACTATAATATCAAAATTACATTTCAATTCTTCTGCATTTAAAACATCCTGAAGAATAAAAGTAACATCTGTTTTATTGTTTGCAGCATTTCGCTTCGCTGTTTCTATCGCTTTTTTCGAAATATCCATAGCATAAACCCGAGCGTTCGGAATATTTTTTGCCAATGAAATGGCAATACAACCACTCCCGGTTCCTATATCAAGAATTTTAATTGTTTTAGCTTTATCAACTTTAGAATTCTCATTGATAATCCACTCAACTAATTCTTCTGTTTCAGGTCTCGGGATCAAAACATTTTCATTGACTTCGAAATCTAATCCGTAAAAATTAGTTTTCCCTAACAAATACTGAATCGGGACTTCCTTTTTTAATTGCGCTAATAATGAATCCCAGACAACAAAATCACTTTCAGAAAAAGTAAGTTCGTGATTCAATGCCAGATCTATTTGTCGCAATTTATGTTTGTCTTCCAGAATTAAATAAAAAAAACTCTCCGCTTCATAAGCGTCATAAAAAGGTGATAATTCTTTTATAAATTGAGTACGATACTGTTTGATTCTCATTTTGAGTTATATATTTTTAATGCCTCAATTTTTAAGCAAATATTTTAATCTATTTTTTCAACAATCAATTTAGTTTACGATTCTAGCAATCAAACTGAATTGCTAACTCCGAAACTTTTTTTACCGGTTCCTCATTTTCTGCCTTCGAAGAAAGAAATAACATTACGCGTGTTTCCTCATAATCTCTGTTAGCACCAAAAATAAAATCCAGTTTACCATCATTATCAATATCTCCGGCAAAAAGCAATTCAACAAAAGTATCATTGAAAGTCTCTACTTGCAAAAGCAATTTTTCAGGGCCGTTATTTGTTTTCAAAAACAACTTATAGTTTTCTACTTTTTTATAAATTTCCTCTTTATTATCATCTAAAATTCTTTTTTCAGTCGAAATCACTTTTCCTTCAGCTCTAAAAACATAATCAGCATTTTCGAATTTCAAAGTTACTTTTTCGCCTGGCCAAATTTTATTTTTAGTCAATTTCAAAGACTTTATTTTTCCCAACTTCAATTTCGGATAATCCATAAACAAAATCGATTTATTTTTAGAAACAATTGATCTGATAGAATCTCCAACACATTCATCATATCCTTTTTCGATCGTAAAATCAGTTTTTCCTAAATAATAAGATCCATTTTGCTCGAATAAATCAATCCAGTCTTTATTCAAGGAATTAGCTGGGTTCTGCCTCTGATCATCTCTGTAACCATCTGGCAACAAAATTTCAAAATCGTTTTTAACATCTTCCTCTACAACAACTTCGTCATTTACAGCAGAGTCTTTAACAACCTGATTCTTAACAGGAGTTTGGGCTCCTTGAATTTTTATTACTTTATCGTCTTTGCAGGAAAACAAAATCGAGAACAACAAAAACGGAAGTATTATTTTTTTCATAGTACGCTTATAGGTTTTTCAACATCCACACTGGGCAAGAACTATGCCCCGAATTTCCTACGGAGACATTTAAATATTCGAAAACTGATTTTTTTATACTCTTCACGATTATATTCAATAAAAATCTCATCATATAATTCTACCTATTATATTGATGTACGATACTTATAAAAGTAAAATAGTTTTTTGATAGTTGCATAACTATAATGAGAACTATAACCTCTAAACAAAAATAACTACTTTTGTACTGTGAATATACATGAAAAATACATAAAACGTTGCATTAAATTAGCAAAAAATGGCTTTGGAACAACATATCCAAATCCTATGGTGGGAAGCGTAATTGTCTATGAAAACCAAATCATTGGAGAAGGATGGCATAAAAAAGCAGGTGAACCACATGCCGAAGTAAATGCCATTCGATCTGTAAAAGACAAATCATTATTAAAAAAAGCTACTATTTACGTAAGCCTCGAACCTTGCAGTCATTTTGGCAAAACACCTCCGTGCTGCGATTTGATCATAGAACATCAAATCCCTAATGTAGTTGTTGGAACCGTTGACCCTAACGAAAAAGTAGCAGGAAACGGCATCAAAAAATTAATTGCCGCCGGAGCCAATGTAACCGTTGGGATATTAGAAAACGAATGCAACGAACTAAACAAACGCTTTTTTACTTTTCATCAGGAAAAAAGACCTTATATAATATTGAAATGGGCCGAAAGCCAGGATGGTTTTCTATCTCCCGAAAAAGAAATTGATCAGGATCGAAAACCCGTTTGGATTACCAATACATATTCAAGACAATTGGTTCATAAATGGCGCAGCGAAGAACAAGCTATTTTAGTAGGAACACAAACCGTCATCGATGACAATCCGAAATTAAACACCAGAGACTGGGCAGGAAATAATCCGGTAAGAGTTGTTCTGGATCAAAATAATCGCATTGCAAAAGACAGTTTTGTTTTTGACAACAGCGTAAAAACAATTGTATTTACAAAATCTGAAACCAACCTTTCAGCAGAAAACACTAACTTTGAAGTAATCGATTTTAATCAAAATATAATTCCGCAGATTTTAGCCGTTTTGTATCAAAATCAAATTCAGTCTATCATTATTGAAGGCGGATTACAAACTTTACAATCTTTTATAGATCAAAACATTTGGAATGAAGCCCGAATTTTTATCGGCAACACTTCTTTTGGAAAAGGAACTAAAGCACCACTTATTCAAAAGAAAAACCCAATTAAAACCTACATTCAGAACGACGAACTACTAAACATTAGAAATCATGATTGATACTATAATTTTTGATTTTGGAGATATTTTTATCAATTTAGATAAACAAGCGACCATTTCAGGATTGCAGCAATTGGGCATGACAGAATGGAATGAAGAATTGGATCGTTTGAATCTTTTATTCGAAACCGGAGATATATCGCATGATGATTTTGTGGCAGGTTTTCAAAAAGAATTACCAAATGCTTCGATAGAAGAAATTCTAAAAGCCTGGAATGCAGTTCTGGCAGATTTCCCTTTGTATCGATTAGAGTTTTTACAAATGCTTTCAAAAAAATACCGTTTGTTTTTATTGAGCAATACAGATTCTATTCATATTGCCACTTTCGAAAACAAAAGCGGCATTTCATTTTATAGCGATTTCTACCAATGTTTCGAAAAAGTTTATTTCTCTTTTGAAATCGGAAAACGAAAACCAAATCCCGAAGCTTATCTGTATATTATTAACAAACACGAACTATCACCAAAACGTACTTTGTTTGTAGATGATAAAAAAGAAAACACAGATGCAGCAGCAGCTTTAGGTCTGCATGTTTGGAATTTACAGGTTGGCAAGGAAGATGTCGTTGATTTATTTGATAAAAAAATATTGTAGCTCATATTTTGCCACAGATTAAAAGATTAAAATGTTTTTTTTATACAGATTCTACAGATTTGAGCAGATTTAAATTTGATTATAATCTGCGTAGATCAGCTTAAATCTTTTTAAATCTGCGTGAAAAACTCGCCACAGTTAAGAAAGAAATCATTTTAATCTTTTAATCTGTGGCGAAAAATAATTAAACATAATTTAGAAATTTACTTTTGGAATATAACGACACCTATAAAACCATAGCTTTTAAATCTGAAGAAATTCTTTTTAAGGAAAAAGGCAGCAAATTCTTTGGTTATGCTTTTCCTATAGAACATGAAGATGAAGTAAAACCCATTATCGAAACTTTAAAAAAACAGCATCCGCACGCCGTACATTATTGTTATGCATACCAATTAGGCACAGCGCCAAAAATTTCGTATCGTGCCAATGATGATGGCGAACCAAGCAATACTGCCGGAGCACCAATTTACGGACAAATACAATCTTTTGGACTAACGAACGTTCTTGTAGTGGTTGTTCGCATTTTTGGCGGAATAAAATTAGGTGTCGGCGGATTAATTGCCGCTTATAAAACGACAGCACAAATGACCCTTGAAGTTTGTGAGATTATCGAAAAAACGATTGATGTTCATTTTTTAATCTCTTTTGATTATAAAAACATGAACAAAGTAATGCGGGTTATCAAAGAAAAAAAGTTGGAAATTACGTCTCAGGAAATGGAAATTGATGAAGTTTCAGGTTTACCTATTGGCAAAATTAAGACAAAAACACGCAAAAAAAATGCCGAATCAGTATTCGACATTTTTGATTTAATGTTTGAAATCGATATTAAAATTATATAAATTGATATAAAAAGCTATCTCATTTTAACAATTATACAAGTGTTTTAAACAATTCTAAAATATAATCTGGAGGGGCAGTTGGACGACCCGATTTTAACGATATAAATACTAAAATAAACACAGCAGTTGTTAATAACTCATTCGCTTCATTATAAATCTCGCAGTCAAATTCAATCTTAACTGAGGATTGACTTTTGAAAGTCGTATGAATTGTAAGAAGCTCATCATAGCGTGCTGATTTTTTATAATTTATTTGCATCGAAACTATAGGCAAACCAATTCCGCT encodes:
- a CDS encoding acyl-CoA thioesterase is translated as MKNHQTQVRVRYSETDQMGVVYHGNYVPYFEIGRVEWLRNKGISYKNMEESGIGLPIVSMQINYKKSARYDELLTIHTTFKSQSSVKIEFDCEIYNEANELLTTAVFILVFISLKSGRPTAPPDYILELFKTLV
- a CDS encoding IMPACT family protein; the protein is MEYNDTYKTIAFKSEEILFKEKGSKFFGYAFPIEHEDEVKPIIETLKKQHPHAVHYCYAYQLGTAPKISYRANDDGEPSNTAGAPIYGQIQSFGLTNVLVVVVRIFGGIKLGVGGLIAAYKTTAQMTLEVCEIIEKTIDVHFLISFDYKNMNKVMRVIKEKKLEITSQEMEIDEVSGLPIGKIKTKTRKKNAESVFDIFDLMFEIDIKII
- the ribD gene encoding bifunctional diaminohydroxyphosphoribosylaminopyrimidine deaminase/5-amino-6-(5-phosphoribosylamino)uracil reductase RibD — encoded protein: MNIHEKYIKRCIKLAKNGFGTTYPNPMVGSVIVYENQIIGEGWHKKAGEPHAEVNAIRSVKDKSLLKKATIYVSLEPCSHFGKTPPCCDLIIEHQIPNVVVGTVDPNEKVAGNGIKKLIAAGANVTVGILENECNELNKRFFTFHQEKRPYIILKWAESQDGFLSPEKEIDQDRKPVWITNTYSRQLVHKWRSEEQAILVGTQTVIDDNPKLNTRDWAGNNPVRVVLDQNNRIAKDSFVFDNSVKTIVFTKSETNLSAENTNFEVIDFNQNIIPQILAVLYQNQIQSIIIEGGLQTLQSFIDQNIWNEARIFIGNTSFGKGTKAPLIQKKNPIKTYIQNDELLNIRNHD
- a CDS encoding HAD family hydrolase, producing MIDTIIFDFGDIFINLDKQATISGLQQLGMTEWNEELDRLNLLFETGDISHDDFVAGFQKELPNASIEEILKAWNAVLADFPLYRLEFLQMLSKKYRLFLLSNTDSIHIATFENKSGISFYSDFYQCFEKVYFSFEIGKRKPNPEAYLYIINKHELSPKRTLFVDDKKENTDAAAALGLHVWNLQVGKEDVVDLFDKKIL